One Oncorhynchus keta strain PuntledgeMale-10-30-2019 chromosome 34, Oket_V2, whole genome shotgun sequence genomic window, aattgggcgtgcaaaattattcagcccctttaatttcagtgcagcaaactctctccagaagttcagtgaggatctctgaatgatccaatgttgacctaaatgactaatgatgataaatacaatctacctgtgtgtaatcaagtctccgtataaatgcacctgcactgtgatagtctcagaggtccgttaaaagcgcagagagcatcatgaagaacaaggaacacaccaggcaggtccgagatactgttgtgaagaagtttaaagccggatttggatacaaaaagatttcccaagctttaaacatcccaaggagcactgtgcaagcgataatattgaaatggaaggagtatcagaccactgcaaatctaccaagacctggccgtccctataaactttcagctcatacaaggagaagactgatcagagatgcagccaagaggcccatgatcactccataggacaacaatcagtcgtatattgcacaaatctggcctttatggaagagtggcaagaagaaagccatttcttaaagatatccataaaaagtgtcatttattttttttgaactttttggcaattgaactttttggcaacaatgcaaaacgttatgtttggcgtaaaagcaacacagcccatcaccctgaacacaccatccccactgtcaaacattgtggtggcagcatcatggtttgggcctgcttttcttcagcagggacagggaagatggttaaaattgatgggaagatggatggagccaaatacaggaccattctggaagaaaacctgatggagtctgcaaaagacctgagactgggacggagatttgtcttccaaaaagacaatgatccaaaacataaagcaaaatctacaatggaatggttcaaaaataaacatatccaggtgttagaatggccaagtcaaagtccagacctgaatccaatcgagaatctgtggaaggaactgaaaactgctgttcacaaatgctctccatccaacctcactgagctcgagctgttttgcaaggaggaatgggaaaaaatttcagtctctcgatgtgcaaaactgatagagacataccccaagcgacttacagctgtaatcgcagcaaaaggtggcgctacaatgtattaacttaagggggctgaataattttgcacgcccaatttttcagtttttgatttgttaaaaaagtttgaaatatccaataaatgtcgttccacttcatgattgtgtcccacttgttgttgattcttcacaaaaaaatacagttttatatctttatgtttgaagcctgaaatgtggcaaaagttcgcaaagttcaagggggccgaatactttcacaaggcactgtaggtaAATGGTGATttcttccctgtcttctctctggcgTTATCGATAATGATGCCGAACAATAGTCTACGTGTGCACACACATGTGTCTGCCTCGATATTCATAAAACTCCAAGGACCCCCTCTTGAACAGTGGAACCCAGAACAATTTGTGACCACTACTGTATGTATTTGTATTTTCattaggctatagcctacaaataaTTACACCACGTACAGTAATCACAGGCCTATTAGGCTACAGGCCTACTGAAGGATTATTGTTGTTTGTTCCTGAACTGGCCAAATGGCTGAGCTACCCTTCAGCTATCCTCCAGCACCACAAGTTGGTTCAACTTTATTAACATAATTGTGCGATCCTGGCGCTGTCCTTTCAACACCACGAAGGGTGCTACAATTGCTTAAAATGACATCTCATCAAAATCTGTTGCCTATGCGTAATGGTAATTTTCatcacttattattattattattattacaaatagAAGATTATTACTTCTCAAAATGGTACTCGTTTAGTAGTTAGATCAATGCTGAATCAATGTCTAGATCACATAATTATTCATTTTCATTttacagaacagaatataatactaTAGCATAGTAGGCCTTTATCGTTACTGTTACATCAAAAACACCACCTCATCTCTAATGAGATATTAGGATGGTTCGCCTGAGCTGAATAGTCCCCCAAAAATGATGTGTCAAAACTCAACAGAGTTCGTCGCTAGGCAGGATATATACTTTGAAACAAAATACAAGAATACAAGAAtacaaaaacgtaatacttccagatcaactgtaatgtcaataccattgaaaagcacaatttctcccctttccaacagaatcaattacatgacctaaacgctgcccgtttctgcataattcaagcgtCGGGTCTTGTTTTTAAATGgcggtggggaagcgaaactaatgcgtgatagtgagaaggagaatgttgtgtgggaaaattgctttttttcactcgatctgtccaatttatcaccttatcgcctctaaaatgtaaatatatcaatataaagagtttatataatgtgtcattacatacctattttaAGGTTTGTGTCAAATTTGAATCGGGATTTTAGGgtggtgctaaagtgatcttagaagtaaacagtggctttgagaaaaaaatgactaggtatcccccccgtCACTGACCATTTCTTGTTTTGAAAGGATgatagaagtgctacacctggtggagagagattgtaagacagaaatagttgctctatgcgtgctgtacgttgcGACATGACATGTCAAGATGTAACAGAGGGtcagttttttcaacttttctccaatactatagagccattaccatgtcgatcaaggcttgaatagaaacctagttcacacccccgattttgaagtcaacacagtcgctacagtcctatttgttttctttgtagcctcgtttgaatgttccGTTTgccacatttgtacggaatggggtgagtttacgttagctaacatgttaaatagttgcaaagtagctaaaaggTAGTAAGTAGtagcaaagttgctaattagctaaaatactAAAGTTGCTAGACATTTGAGTTATACTTTTGTAACCATACGAAACTTAACATACTAATTTCAGCGTCCCAGATTTTTGTTTActatgtggtgtctagtccatgAGACCAGCATGGTCTATTAATCTATTAAATGAAACTTTACTCCCGTTCCAGTGACTGCTCAGTCAAATGTGGCAGCGCAATCAATTTCCCGCTGCTGACACACGATCCATTGTTTACAACTCACCAACCCTACAGCAAGGGCAAAAATCTGTGGTGTCTTTGTTTTGATTAGATATGCTACTTGATTATACAACGTACCTCAATATGTCAGTGTAAGAAAGATGCAATTCATTCAAGATGCAAACACATCTGAAGTAGGTCTAAAAATGTGGGGAAAGGATTTTCATTCATCAAAATGTTTTGTTAATGTTTATTTTAGGTATGGAGACATCATTTAGTTGTGAATAAAAACATTGAACAATGTATTTGATATGTAACCACCTAACCAATACAATAAACAGCACTGAGCTCCTaaatcttaaaaaaaaaaacattttacattttttgaGAAATACATCCTATTATGGTTGACACCTAACACCTAAGTCCACAGATCAGCCAGGCTAACACATTCCAAGCATAGGCaattattaatattaatattcatTTCTTATGATTTTCAAAGAGGATGTAGAGACTCCCCCACATTATTATGAATGaaccacaaccctggtgttgatAGTGAGTAAGGGACTCCAGCTTATGACTAACAGGGAGCAGACAGAAACTAAATTTAAAATATCTCTGGGAAGTTTTTCATCCCAGTTGACTAATAGTTTTTCAGATCATGGGACTAATATTAATAATAGGCAATATaagtggaggctgctgatgggaggACGGCTAATAATGATGGCTGGAAAGGAGCGAATGGAATGTCATCGAAcccatagaaaccatgtgtttgataccattccagtcctccccaattaaggtgccaccaacatcCTGAGGTCAATATTAATGGGGCTTCCATTAACTGTTTCTGGCGATATACAAATGATGTACTTATGAAACATAGAATAAAATAACCCCATTAATATACAAAAATGACTTCATTAAGTCAAATAAAACAGATATATAATGAAACAACAATTGCATGTAAATCATAGAAAACAACACTATAAAAGGTAGCCTATTAAACAAACATTAACATGTCTATTTATGTCAAATATATACAATATCTCTTGAATGTGTCAAATGCTATTCTATTAATTTTACAATTAGACAGACACACAAAAGTTGAAAGATAACAGTAAGGAGATGAGTATAAATATAAATCCCAGATGTGCGAAGTTCAGTCCTTGTCAGATTTAAGCACCAGGCAGCAAGATACATGCAGTCTGTCCAAAAAAGTAATCTCATTTCTGAAACTGTTGGAGATCACTGTACACGTCTGACTGAAATCcatgcagctcctacaacagtaAAGGCAAAAAGAAAACAATTCAACAGGGAAGGAATCATAAGTGGATCACACCAGACATAAACAGTTACTCCATATGAATGTATATTCTGTATGCTTTGAAGACTGTGCTCTACTATGGTTAGTGCCTCAGTACCTGGTAGGGAGACTCTGTGATTTCTACTGTCTTCCTTTTTGATGCTGTGATTGCTTTCCCTTTTCCTGAGGAGAGGTGACAAACAGAGTGGGATTAGGGATTAGTGGAGGAtgcaagcaagcacacacacacagtcacacacacagtcacacacacacagtaacacacacacacacacacacacacacacacacacacacacacacacacacacacacacacacacacacacacacacacacacacacacacacacacacacacacacacacacacacacacacacacacacacacacacacacacacactcaccctccaGTCTGGATTCCTGTTGACTCCTCTTCTTCCGAATGGTAGCAAAACAGAACACGGCGAGAGCGATGAGGAGGGTCAGGATGATGTCACAGGCAATGATTCCCACCACTGCCCCCATATCTATCTGATAGCAGTGGccacagtctggagagagagagcattctgATTACTGACCATAGTCAAAACATGGGTTGTGGCACAAGAGTTTTGGGATATAGGATGAGTTGAAATAGTATAAAGAGTGGTTAAAGTTCATTtgtaactagggggcagtattttcatttttggataaaaaacgttcccgttttaaacaggatattttgtcacgtcaacatgctcgactatgcatataattgacagctttggatagaaaacactctgacgtttccaaaactgcaaagatattgtctgtgagtgcaacagaactgatgttacaggccaAACctagataaaaatccaaccaggaagtgccccatattttgaaagccctgcatgccaatgactccttatattgctgtgaatgggctacgaatgagcttacgccTTCTAcctattccccaaggtgtctacagcattgtgacgtctttttacgcatttatgttgaagaatagctgtaagggaccacattgagcaagtggtcacatgatggctcccgcagaaaatcttgcgtaaaagtACAgaagtagccatttttccaatcgcttcttatgagaaaccaattgtcccggtggatattttatcaaatagatatgtgaaaaacaccttgaggattgattctaaacaacgtttgccatgtttctgtcgatactAATGGAGCTCATTTGGAAAAAGTTTGTCGTTATAGTGATCACATTTTcaggtcgatttctcagccaaacttgaagaacaaatggagctatttcgcctacaaaaataatatttttggaaaaaaggaacatttgctatctaactgggagtctcctgagtgaaagcatctgaagttcttcaaatgtaaattatttaatttgattgcttttcttattttcgtgaaaatgttgcctgctggtagcagagcctagcatagcattatgccatgataaacttacacaaatgcttgtctagggttggctgtaaagcatattctgaaaatctgagatgacagtgtggttaacaaaaggctaagctctcaatatatttcatttgtgattttcatgaataggaacattttctgggtatatttatgtccgctgcattatgctaattattttttttattttactaggcaagtcagttaagaacaagttcttattttcaatgacagcctaggaacagtgggttaacttcctgtccaggggcagagcgacagatttgtaccttgtcagctcggggatttgaacttgcaacctttcggttactagtccaacgctctaaccactaggctatcctgccgccccatgattacgctcccgcatgcgggatagTATCAAGAAGGCACCTGCTCTCAATTATTACAAAAATCGATAGTGGTATCAACAGCAGCTAAATACCTTGTTCTCCTTCGGCAGGACCTGAAAGAAAAGAGAGATCAAGGATCAAGAAAGAAAATAGCAATATAAGTGAAGGGAATGGTAATTCACTTACAAAAGCAGATAACagaacatgtactgtataacatcTATATAATATCTCTTGAATGACTCCAATGCAGGTGAAAAAAGGACACTTCTTCCTTTTCTTCACTTCTTCTTTTTGGGTACATTTCTTGTAAATTCACTCCCAAATTCACCCCCAACTCGCACAAACAAACACTTCAAAAAGTCAACACAGACTCTATTTCAACaatcatttttatttgtttagTAAAATTAATTCTAACACTAGATATGTGTCCTTTAGAAAAGTGCTCCTGTGTCCTTTAGAAAATATTTACTACTGACTTATTTACTTAACCTCTATTTTATCAGAGAATCATACTGAAACTAAATGATCCATGAATTACAGATGAGCCATGAATTACATAAATTACAGAAAATACAATCAACTTTCTGAATTGCccaagaggcaccagaacatcacatttaaTTAAGAACATTCTGAAGATTGCTCCACAAATAACGTGCAAGAAAACTAAAAGCTGATTTACCTATCTCAGTAGAGACCAAAGGAATTAggagttagccatccctgagacaGGGTGTGGTAACTTCTATGTCTAAAGTTTAGTAAGTATGTTTGGTACAGTGGGACTTTTTTGtcaaagggctttataaatgaaaCCATAGCAATGTTTCAACCTACGTGACATCAGAGGGACAACCAACTTTCCAGTAGAGAATGCCGTGATTTGTACAAGAATTGTCGCCAGT contains:
- the tyrobp gene encoding TYRO protein tyrosine kinase-binding protein, producing the protein MGKALCIVAPLKGLFGPAEGEQDCGHCYQIDMGAVVGIIACDIILTLLIALAVFCFATIRKKRSQQESRLEGKGKAITASKRKTVEITESPYQELHGFQSDVYSDLQQFQK